Proteins encoded by one window of Salvia splendens isolate huo1 chromosome 7, SspV2, whole genome shotgun sequence:
- the LOC121741050 gene encoding protein SPEAR1-like isoform X1, protein MGSNYFGEHNYFGGSDRGMSSSSSSSSSRKGKKSGSDKPKQPQRGLGVAQLEKIRLHSQLGCTYLPSLQHAPYASSFTQEDVRLQTAHSSSSFSYSSSLPPYGFQGHHGVMMGLPDLDRANLAHGDSQPTNVASFFSWIEIRWHQGNAGYGSHNFVEPSMTRSFFEPPAQSSHNMRDGSSSQKSDSSSSQEIDLELKLSL, encoded by the exons ATGGGAAGCAACTACTTCGGCGAGCACAATTACTTCGGCGGCAGCGATAGGGGGATGTCGTCGTCGTCTTCATCATCGTCGTCGAGGAAAGGGAAGAAGAGCGGCTCCGATAAGCCTAAGCAGCCGCAGAGGGGGCTTGGGGTTGCGCAGCTTGAGAAGATTAGGTTACACAGTCAACTCGGATGCACATATTTGCCTTCTCTTCAACACGCCCCTTATGCTTCTAGTTTCACTCAG GAGGATGTGAGGCTGCAAACAGCTCATTCTTCGTCGTCGTTCTCGTATTCATCGTCCTTGCCTCCTTATGGCTTCCAGGGCCACCATGGAGTCATG ATGGGATTGCCAGATTTAGATAGGGCAAATCTTGCACATGGAGATTCCCAACCCACCAATGTTGCAAG TTTCTTTTCTTGGATTGAAATCAGATGGCATCAGGGCAATGCAGGCTACGGAAGTCATAATTTTGTTGAGCCCAGCATGACTAGATCCTTCTTCGAACCGCCTGCTCAG AGCTCCCACAATATGAGAGATGGTTCAAGTAGTCAGAAGTCAGACTCGAGTAGCTCACAAGAGATAGATTTGGAGCTCAAACTATCGTTGTGA
- the LOC121741050 gene encoding protein SPEAR1-like isoform X2: MGSNYFGEHNYFGGSDRGMSSSSSSSSSRKGKKSGSDKPKQPQRGLGVAQLEKIRLHSQLGCTYLPSLQHAPYASSFTQEDVRLQTAHSSSSFSYSSSLPPYGFQGHHGVMMGLPDLDRANLAHGDSQPTNVARWHQGNAGYGSHNFVEPSMTRSFFEPPAQSSHNMRDGSSSQKSDSSSSQEIDLELKLSL; encoded by the exons ATGGGAAGCAACTACTTCGGCGAGCACAATTACTTCGGCGGCAGCGATAGGGGGATGTCGTCGTCGTCTTCATCATCGTCGTCGAGGAAAGGGAAGAAGAGCGGCTCCGATAAGCCTAAGCAGCCGCAGAGGGGGCTTGGGGTTGCGCAGCTTGAGAAGATTAGGTTACACAGTCAACTCGGATGCACATATTTGCCTTCTCTTCAACACGCCCCTTATGCTTCTAGTTTCACTCAG GAGGATGTGAGGCTGCAAACAGCTCATTCTTCGTCGTCGTTCTCGTATTCATCGTCCTTGCCTCCTTATGGCTTCCAGGGCCACCATGGAGTCATG ATGGGATTGCCAGATTTAGATAGGGCAAATCTTGCACATGGAGATTCCCAACCCACCAATGTTGCAAG ATGGCATCAGGGCAATGCAGGCTACGGAAGTCATAATTTTGTTGAGCCCAGCATGACTAGATCCTTCTTCGAACCGCCTGCTCAG AGCTCCCACAATATGAGAGATGGTTCAAGTAGTCAGAAGTCAGACTCGAGTAGCTCACAAGAGATAGATTTGGAGCTCAAACTATCGTTGTGA
- the LOC121742085 gene encoding ubiquinol oxidase 2, mitochondrial-like isoform X1 has protein sequence MMMSRSAAKASRSALPRYFSTAIARGSAAGCASLVRTSVRGGAFTFFPSTAKSSENVVEKWMRFSTNTGSRNASTVALGENQQEEKVNGGSAGNSTPAGGGGNNNKGIISYWGVERPKITKEDGSEWRWSCFMPWETYNADLKIDLEKHHAPVTFLDKVAYWTVKALRFPTDIFFQRRYGCRAMMLETVAAVPGMVGGMLLHCKSLRRFEQSGGWIKALLEEAENERMHLMTFMEVAKPRWYERALVFAVQGVFFNAYFISYLVSPKLSHRIVGYLEEEAIHSYTEFLKELDKGNIENVPAPAIAIDYWRLNPDATLRDVVVVVSADEAHHRDVNHYASDIHYQGKELNGLPAPVGYH, from the exons ATGATGATGAGCCGTAGCGCAGCGAAGGCATCGCGATCGGCGCTGCCGCGCTACTTCTCGACTGCCATCGCGCGCGGCAGCGCTGCGGGTTGTGCTTCATTGGTTAGGACCTCCGTTCGTGGAGGCGCCTTCACTTTCTTTCCTAGTACTGCCAAGTCTTCTGAGAATGTGGTAGAGAAGTGGATGAGGTTCTCCACTAATACAGGATCGCGCAACGCCAGTACGGTGGCGCTGGGTGAGAATCAGCAGGAGGAGAAGGTGAACGGCGGATCTGCTGGAAACTCTACCCCTGCCGGCGGCGGTGGGAATAATAACAAGGGTATTATCAGCTATTGGGGTGTTGAGCGCCCGAAGATTACCAAAGAAGATGGATCGGAGTGGAGATGGAGCTGCTTTATG CCATGGGAGACGTACAATGCTGATTTGAAAATAGATCTGGAAAAGCATCACGCGCCGGTCACGTTTCTCGACAAGGTGGCCTATTGGACTGTCAAGGCACTCAGATTTCCTACTGATATATTTTTTCag AGGAGGTATGGATGCCGTGCTATGATGCTTGAGACGGTAGCAGCCGTTCCCGGCATGGTGGGAGGGATGCTGCTGCACTGCAAGTCCCTGCGGCGGTTTGAGCAGAGTGGTGGATGGATCAAGGCCCTTCTCGAGGAAGCCGAGAATGAGCGGATGCATCTGATGACCTTCATGGAGGTGGCTAAGCCCCGTTGGTACGAGCGTGCCTTGGTGTTTGCCGTCCAGGGCGTCTTCTTCAACGCCTATTTCATCTCTTATCTGGTTTCGCCAAAGCTTAGTCATCGCATCGTTGGGTACTTGGAGGAAGAAGCGATCCACTCCTACACTGAGTTTTTGAAAGAGCTTGACAAGGGAAACATTGAGAATGTTCCTGCTCCTGCTATTGCCATTGACTATTGGCGCCTCAACCCGGATGCTACCCTCCGTGATGTTGTGGTTGTTGTTAGCGCCGATGAGGCTCACCACCGCGATGTCAATCACTATGCATCT GATATTCACTATCAAGGAAAGGAGTTGAACGGATTGCCAGCGCCGGTTGGATATCACTGA
- the LOC121742085 gene encoding ubiquinol oxidase 2, mitochondrial-like isoform X2 — protein sequence MMMSRSAAKASRSALPRYFSTAIARGSAAGCASLVRTSVRGGAFTFFPSTAKSSENVVEKWMRFSTNTGSRNASTVALGENQQEEKVNGGSAGNSTPAGGGGNNNKGIISYWGVERPKITKEDGSEWRWSCFMPWETYNADLKIDLEKHHAPVTFLDKVAYWTVKALRFPTDIFFQRRYGCRAMMLETVAAVPGMVGGMLLHCKSLRRFEQSGGWIKALLEEAENERMHLMTFMEVAKPRWYERALVFAVQGVFFNAYFISYLVSPKLSHRIVGYLEEEAIHSYTEFLKELDKGNIENVPAPAIAIDYWRLNPDATLRDVVVVVSADEAHHRDDIHYQGKELNGLPAPVGYH from the exons ATGATGATGAGCCGTAGCGCAGCGAAGGCATCGCGATCGGCGCTGCCGCGCTACTTCTCGACTGCCATCGCGCGCGGCAGCGCTGCGGGTTGTGCTTCATTGGTTAGGACCTCCGTTCGTGGAGGCGCCTTCACTTTCTTTCCTAGTACTGCCAAGTCTTCTGAGAATGTGGTAGAGAAGTGGATGAGGTTCTCCACTAATACAGGATCGCGCAACGCCAGTACGGTGGCGCTGGGTGAGAATCAGCAGGAGGAGAAGGTGAACGGCGGATCTGCTGGAAACTCTACCCCTGCCGGCGGCGGTGGGAATAATAACAAGGGTATTATCAGCTATTGGGGTGTTGAGCGCCCGAAGATTACCAAAGAAGATGGATCGGAGTGGAGATGGAGCTGCTTTATG CCATGGGAGACGTACAATGCTGATTTGAAAATAGATCTGGAAAAGCATCACGCGCCGGTCACGTTTCTCGACAAGGTGGCCTATTGGACTGTCAAGGCACTCAGATTTCCTACTGATATATTTTTTCag AGGAGGTATGGATGCCGTGCTATGATGCTTGAGACGGTAGCAGCCGTTCCCGGCATGGTGGGAGGGATGCTGCTGCACTGCAAGTCCCTGCGGCGGTTTGAGCAGAGTGGTGGATGGATCAAGGCCCTTCTCGAGGAAGCCGAGAATGAGCGGATGCATCTGATGACCTTCATGGAGGTGGCTAAGCCCCGTTGGTACGAGCGTGCCTTGGTGTTTGCCGTCCAGGGCGTCTTCTTCAACGCCTATTTCATCTCTTATCTGGTTTCGCCAAAGCTTAGTCATCGCATCGTTGGGTACTTGGAGGAAGAAGCGATCCACTCCTACACTGAGTTTTTGAAAGAGCTTGACAAGGGAAACATTGAGAATGTTCCTGCTCCTGCTATTGCCATTGACTATTGGCGCCTCAACCCGGATGCTACCCTCCGTGATGTTGTGGTTGTTGTTAGCGCCGATGAGGCTCACCACCGCGAT GATATTCACTATCAAGGAAAGGAGTTGAACGGATTGCCAGCGCCGGTTGGATATCACTGA
- the LOC121742084 gene encoding probable lactoylglutathione lyase, chloroplastic isoform X2 — MARIVPMASSIKPSLKFSPTARFALPRSSPTLCSKVASLHLSSVAKISEAASEGTIGVFIDRRNTLHLLLLNWLSVIPQLHPFGLKTSKLFKEDISSRSVIVAGNTNTTQASTATTQENVFEWVKQDKRRMLHVVYRVGDLDRTIKFYTECLGMKLLRKRDIPEERYTNAFLGYGPEDSHFVIELTYNYGVDKYDIGSGFGHFGIAVEDVAKTVDLIKAKGGKVTREPGPVKGGNTVIAFIEDPDGYKFELLERGPTPEPLCQVMLRVGDLDRAIEFYEKAYGMELLRKRDNPEYKYTIAMLGYGPEDKNAVMELTYNYGVTEYDKGNAYAQIAIGTDDVYKTAEAVKLSGGKVTREPGPLPGINTKITACLDPDGWKTVFVDNIDFLKELE, encoded by the exons ATGGCCAGGATTGTTCCCATGGCATCATCAATTAAACCCTCTCTCAAATTCTCTCCCACTGCTCGCTTCGCTCTTCCTCGCTCCTCCCCTACTTTATGCAGTAAGGTCGCTTCGTTGCACCTATCCAGTG TTGCTAAAATATCAGAGGCAGCTAGTGAGGGAACAATTGGGGTATTTATTGACCGGAGGAATACTCTACATCTTTTGCTACTTAACTGGCTCTCTG TAATTCCACAGCTGCATCCTTTTGGGCTTAAAACATCTAAGCTGTTCAAAGAAGATATATCTAGCAGATCAGTAATCGTTGCAGGAAATACAAATACGACCCAAGCAAGCACTGCTACTACACAGGAAAATGTTTTTGAGTGGGTTAAACAGGACAAGAGAAGAATGCTTCATGTTGTTTACCGCGTGGGGGACCTGGACAGGACAATAAA ATTCTACACAGAGTGTCTTGGGATGAAACTGCTGCGAAAGCGAGATATACCAGAAGAAAGATATACCAATGCATTTCTTGGATATGGGCCTGAAGATTCACACTTCGTGATTGAACTCACTTACA ACTATGGAGTTGACAAATATGATATCGGCAGTGGTTTTGGCCATTTTGGGATTGCAGTGGAGGAT GTAGCAAAAACTGTGGACTTGATAAAAGCCAAAGGTGGTAAAGTAACAAGAGAACCTGGGCCCGTCAAAGGTGGCAATACAGTGATAGCATTTATAGAAGATCCTGATGGCTACAAGTTTGAGCTTTTGGAGAGGGGTCCCACACCCGAGCCATTATGTCAAGTTATGCTTAGAGTAGGAGATCTTGATCGCGCTATTGAATTCTATGAGAAG GCTTATGGCATGGAGCTTCTTCGTAAGAGAGACAATCCTGAATACAAG TATACAATTGCAATGCTGGGGTATGGTCCTGAAGATAAAAATGCTGTGATGGAGTTGACATACAATTATGGTGTTACTGAATATGACAAAGGCAATGCTTATGCTCAG ATAGCAATAGGGACAGATGATGTTTACAAAACTGCTGAAGCAGTTAAGCTATCCGGTGGAAAAGTTACCAGAGAACCTGGGCCTTTACCTGGTATTAACACCAAGATTACTGCATGTCTGGATCCTGATGGTTGGAAGACG GTTTTTGTTGATAACATTGATtttctcaaggagctggagtgA
- the LOC121742084 gene encoding probable lactoylglutathione lyase, chloroplastic isoform X1, translating into MARIVPMASSIKPSLKFSPTARFALPRSSPTLCSKVASLHLSSVIPQLHPFGLKTSKLFKEDISSRSVIVAGNTNTTQASTATTQENVFEWVKQDKRRMLHVVYRVGDLDRTIKFYTECLGMKLLRKRDIPEERYTNAFLGYGPEDSHFVIELTYNYGVDKYDIGSGFGHFGIAVEDVAKTVDLIKAKGGKVTREPGPVKGGNTVIAFIEDPDGYKFELLERGPTPEPLCQVMLRVGDLDRAIEFYEKAYGMELLRKRDNPEYKYTIAMLGYGPEDKNAVMELTYNYGVTEYDKGNAYAQIAIGTDDVYKTAEAVKLSGGKVTREPGPLPGINTKITACLDPDGWKTVFVDNIDFLKELE; encoded by the exons ATGGCCAGGATTGTTCCCATGGCATCATCAATTAAACCCTCTCTCAAATTCTCTCCCACTGCTCGCTTCGCTCTTCCTCGCTCCTCCCCTACTTTATGCAGTAAGGTCGCTTCGTTGCACCTATCCAGTG TAATTCCACAGCTGCATCCTTTTGGGCTTAAAACATCTAAGCTGTTCAAAGAAGATATATCTAGCAGATCAGTAATCGTTGCAGGAAATACAAATACGACCCAAGCAAGCACTGCTACTACACAGGAAAATGTTTTTGAGTGGGTTAAACAGGACAAGAGAAGAATGCTTCATGTTGTTTACCGCGTGGGGGACCTGGACAGGACAATAAA ATTCTACACAGAGTGTCTTGGGATGAAACTGCTGCGAAAGCGAGATATACCAGAAGAAAGATATACCAATGCATTTCTTGGATATGGGCCTGAAGATTCACACTTCGTGATTGAACTCACTTACA ACTATGGAGTTGACAAATATGATATCGGCAGTGGTTTTGGCCATTTTGGGATTGCAGTGGAGGAT GTAGCAAAAACTGTGGACTTGATAAAAGCCAAAGGTGGTAAAGTAACAAGAGAACCTGGGCCCGTCAAAGGTGGCAATACAGTGATAGCATTTATAGAAGATCCTGATGGCTACAAGTTTGAGCTTTTGGAGAGGGGTCCCACACCCGAGCCATTATGTCAAGTTATGCTTAGAGTAGGAGATCTTGATCGCGCTATTGAATTCTATGAGAAG GCTTATGGCATGGAGCTTCTTCGTAAGAGAGACAATCCTGAATACAAG TATACAATTGCAATGCTGGGGTATGGTCCTGAAGATAAAAATGCTGTGATGGAGTTGACATACAATTATGGTGTTACTGAATATGACAAAGGCAATGCTTATGCTCAG ATAGCAATAGGGACAGATGATGTTTACAAAACTGCTGAAGCAGTTAAGCTATCCGGTGGAAAAGTTACCAGAGAACCTGGGCCTTTACCTGGTATTAACACCAAGATTACTGCATGTCTGGATCCTGATGGTTGGAAGACG GTTTTTGTTGATAACATTGATtttctcaaggagctggagtgA